The DNA sequence ACGCTGCCGCCCGCCGTACGGCCCGCCGACGACGGGCACGGCGACACCGGGGCCGGCCACCCGGCCGGACGCTCGGCGCCCGCGGACGCGGCGCCGCCCCCCGCGGCGGCGCCGGCCGGCCGCGCCCCGGCGACGGGCCGCGCCGCGCAGGCCGTGGCCTTCGCCTACGGGGCGCTCGGCAAGCCCTATGTCTGGGGGGCCACCGGGCCCTCCGGCTACGACTGCTCGGGGCTGACACAGGCGGCCTGGCGGGCGGCCGGTGTCTCGCTGCCGCGCACCACCTACACCCAGATCAACTCCGGGCACCGGGTCACCAGGTCCCGGCTGGCCCCGGGCGACCTGGTGTTCTTCTACTCCGGTGTGAGCCACGTCGGTCTCTACGTCGGCGACGGGAAGATGATCCACGCCCCGCATCCGGGGGCGCCCGTCAGCATCGCGCCGGTGGACTCGATGCCCTTCGCCGGGGCGGTCAGACCCGCCTAGCGGGCCGCCCGGGGCGGGTCAGGGGGCGAGCTGCCCGGTGAGCCACCGGAAGACCTCGGGGACCTGCTCCTTCCAGACGGCCGTGCTGTGGCCGCCGGCGTCGGCCGGGATCTTCTTGACCACCACGGTGGTCGGCGGCTTCGCCACCTTCTTGACGTCCATACCAGCCCGGTAACCGTCCAGCTCGCTGCCCGAGTAGAACAGCGCCACGTGCGGCGGCGTCTTGGCCCGCTCGAGCATCCACTGCGGGTTGTTCGCGCGGCGGAGTTCGGGGGTCTTGGCCGTGAGCGAGGAGCGGACGCCGGCGGGGTCGTTGTAGCCGGAGAGGCTCACTCCGGCGTGGAAGCGGTCGGGGTGGGCGATGGTGAGCTTGGCGGCGCAGTGCCCGCCCGCCGAGTAGCCGGCGACGCCCCAGGCCCTGGGCTTGTCGCTGACGCGGAAGTTGTCGACGACCATCTTGCGGACGTCGAAGCTGAGCCAGGTGTCGGCGTTGATCGTGCCGGGGGTGTTGGCGCAGCCGGTGTCCACGCTGCCGCCGAGGAGGGTGGTGCGGGGCGCGACGATGACGAAGGGCTGGATCTCGCCCCGCTCCATCATGGGCCTGAGCTGCTCGTTGACCTTCAGGGAGCCGAACCACGCCTTCGCCGAACCAGGGAAGCCGGGCAGCACCTCCACCACGGGGAACTTCTTGTCCTTGTACCGGGGATCGTCGTACTGGGGCGGGGTCCAGACGTAGACCTCACCGCTCACGCCGGAGACGGCGCCCTTGAGCTGTGTCTGCCGGACGCCATCCCCCATGAGCGAGTCGGTCGCGGCCGTGAACTTCTGGACGACCTTCGGCAGGTCCTTCATCTTCTTGCCGCCGGTGCCGTCCGCTCCCAGGTAGGCGGCCGAGGTGACGTGGTTGCCCGTGCCGAGCAGGTCGTCCCAGTTGTCATACAGGTCGTTGTCGTCGTTGACGACCACGAAGACCGCGGTGATCGCGGCGGCCTGGGCGAAGAGCAGCATCAGCAGCCGCGTCGCATACCGGACGAACCTCGGCCCCGGGACCCTGCTCCACACCAGCAGCGGCAGGACGAGTGCCACCACGACCAGGGCGATCGTGGTCACGAAGAAGGGCGTCCCCATCAGGCTCATCGAGTCAGCGGCTCTCGTTCCGACGTCAGGCCCGGTGGGCCCGGGCCCTGCTGGTCGAGAGCCACTCACCCTGTGCAGAGGGGTGGCGCGTGCCTATGGTTCCGCACGGTGACGGAAGGTGCCGTCTCTCACACCAGACGCCGGGCCGTCGCCCAACGGGTCAACTCGTGCCGGTTGGACAGCTGGAGCTTGCGCAGCACGGCCGAGACATGGGACTCGACCGTCTTCACGGAGATGAACAGCTGCTTGGCGATCTCCTTGTAGGCGTAACCGCGCGCGATCAGACGCAGCACCTCACGCTCACGCTGGGTGAGGCGGTCGAGGTCCTCGTCGACGGGCGGGGCGGAGGTGGAGGAGAAGGCGTCGAGGACGAACCCGGCCAGCCGCGGGGAGAACACGGCGTCCCCGTCCCGGACCCGGAAGATCGCGGCGATCAGGTCGGAGCCCGTGATCGTCTTGGTCACATAACCCCGCGCGCCGCCTCGGATGACCCCTATGACGTCCTCCGCGGCGTCGGACACGGAGAGCGCGAGAAAGCGGATCGGCGCCTCGGTATTCGCCGACAGCCCGGCGCAGCGGCGCAGCACCTCCACCCCGCCGCCGCCGGGCAGGTGGACGTCCAGCAGGACGACCTCGGGGCGGGTGGCGGTGATGACGGTGACGGCCTGGTCGACGTCGGCGGCCTCGCCGACGACCTCGACGCCCGTCCGGTCGGTGACCCCGATCTCGGCCTGCACCCCGGTGCGGAACATCCGGTGGTCGTCCACCAGCACCACCCGGACCCTCCGGTCCGTCGGCTCGGTCGTCGTCCCGTTCGTCATGACGTCTGTTCCGCCCTCTCCATCTCCAGCTCCACTTCCGTCCCCCCGTCGGGAACGGAGCGCAGGCGCGCGGTGCCACCGTTGCGCTGCATTCTGCCGATGATCGACTCCCGGACCCCCATCCGGTCGTCGGGCACGGCGTCCGGGTCGAAGCCCGGGCCTCTGTCACGCACCGAGACGAAGACCGTACGCCCTTCGACCTCGGCATAAACCTGAACTGCCCCACCCTGACCACCGTATTTCGCGGCGTTGACCATGGCCTCGCGCGCGGCCTGCATCTGCGCCCGCAGGCGTTCGTCGAGCGGGCAGTCGCCGACCACGACCACCTCCAGGGGGACGCCGTGGTGGTCCTCGACCTCGGCGGCGTTGGCGCGTACGGCCTCCGCCAGGGTCTCGGGCTCGTCGGACTCGTCCTTGCCGTGGCCCTCGGGGTTGTAGAGCCAGGCGCGCAACTCGCGCTCCTGGGCCCGGGCGAGGCGTGCCACCTCCCTGGAGTCCTCCGCGTTGCGCTGGATCAACGTGAGCGTATGCAGGACCGAGTCATGGACGTGCGCGGCGACTTCGGCGCGCTCCTGGGCGCGGATGCGCATGGTGCGTTCGGCGGACAGGTCCTGCGTCATCCGCACGACGGAGGGCCCCGCCAGCAGGGCTATGCCGACCAGAACCGCGAGCGACGCCTGCAGCACGGTGCCCAGATGCTCGGCGGAGCCCTGGAGCACGACGATGCCCGTCACCCCGGCGCCGACCAGCAGGACGCCGGCCGCGCCCCGGGCCAGCGGCAGGACGCGCTTGCGCCGGCTCACCTCCACCCAGTGGGCCCGCCGGGCGTTGTCCGCCTGCCGCCACACCAGGGCGACGCCGGCTCCTATCAGGACCAGCGGCCAGACGTAGACGTTGGCGCGGCCGAGGTGCAGCCGGTCCAGGAAGATCGCGGCGCCCACGATGAGCGCGATGAACGCGAAGACCTGGCCCCGGTCGGGCTTGCGGGCGAAAAGGTGTCTCCGGCCGTCCGGCGCCACCTCCGCGTCCGGCAGGCGGGCCTCGACGCCACCGACACCGAGCGGTACGACGAACCAGAAGACCGCGTAGAGCAGGGCGCCCATGCCCTGGGCCATGAGCAGGGCGAGAAAGACCAGCCGCACCCAGGAGACCGGCACGCCCAAGTGCCCGGCGAGGCCGCGCGCCACGCCGCCGAGCATCCGGCCCTCGGCGCTGCGGTAGAGCTTGCGCAGGGGCACGGGGTCGGGGGTGGCGGGCGCGTAGGCACCGCCGGCTCGGGGTTGCGTCGTCGATGCGCCGGTCATGGCACGATCGTCACACGTCGCGGGCCCCCGCGGTATCGGGGTCGTCCCTGACCGGACCCCGATCTGTTCCCCTGAGGAAACCCTGTTGGCGTCCCTTACACCGGTTTCCCGCCCGAGTGCACGGGTCCCCGCCCGAGCCGCCGCGGCCGGTGCACGCGCCGGTCAGCGCGGGAGCACCCGGAACCCGTCCCGGACCGCGTCGAAGACCGGCCGGTGGCGGTCCCAGCCGGCCACGGGCGCGGAGAGGTACACGGCGTACTCGTCGCCGCCGGCGCGGCCGAAGCCCAGGTCGATGGCCCGGTACTCGCGGGCGCGGCCCTTGAAGACGAACTCCCAGACGGCGGCCGGGTCCCCGCGGTAGGCGGTGGCCTGCATGCGCAGCCGCCGGTAGTCGTCGACCTTCGTCCTCACCTCCTGTTCGACGTCCTGCCAGTGCTTCAGCGGATCGGGGCTCGCCAGGTCCAGGACGTTGACCTTGAGGTCGACGAGGCCGGTGGGATCGATGTAGTCCACCTCGACGGCCGACTTCTCCTTCCGGCTCCAGCCCTCCGGCACCGGGAAGGCAACCCCGAGGCGCTTCTCCGTCACCAGGCGGTAGCCGGGCGGTACGGGCGGCGGCGAGGAGGGGGTGGGCGTGGGGGCGGTCGTGGACGCCGGGGGCTTCGGCGCCGGCGGCGCGGCGTCGTCCTCCTTCTCCCCTGGAAGGAGGAAGAACGCGCAGACCGCTCCCACGACGCTCGTGACGGCCGCCACCGCCACCCACTTCCCGATCCTCCGGCGCCCGCCGGAAGCTGAGGCGGTGACAGGCCCAGGAGGCGCGACGGCGGTGGGCACGGTCGGCCGCGGACGGAGAGCCGGCGCGGGATCCGGTGCGGGATCCGGCGTGGGATCCGGTGCCGGAACGGCCGGCTCCGCGGCGGGTTCGACGCGGGGCGGTGTCACGGCGGTGGTGGCCTCGGACCGCTCGAACCCGTCTGCTCCCGGCGCCGGGTGACGGGCCGTCCCCGGCTCGGCGGCCGGCTCGCGGAGGATCTGCTCGACCAGGTCGGCGGGGGGCCGCAGGTCCGGGTCACGGGACAGCAGGGTCTCGATCAACCGGGTCAGCGGGCCTGCGCGCAGCGGGGGTTCCAGCGGGTCCACGGCGATGGCGTACGCCGTCTCGACGGGCGTGGGCCGCTGGAACGGCGTCCGGCCCTCGACCGCCTCGTACAGCGTGGCGCCCAGCGCCCACAGGTCCGAGGCCGGGCCCGGACGGGCGCCCCGGACGCGTTCGGGGGCGATGTAGTCGATCGAACCGACCATCTCACCGGTCTTGGTTAGGGTGGAGTTCCCGGCCAGGTGCGCGATGCCGAAGTCCGTGAGCACGACGCGGCCGTCGTCGCCGAGCAGCACGTTCCCCGGCTTGACGTCGCGGTGCAGGACGTCGGCCGCGTGGGCGGCCCGCAGCGCGGCGATCATCCCGCGCCCGATCCGGGCCGCCTCCTCCGGCGTCAGGGGCCCCTGTTTCAGCACGTCGCCGAGGGTCTTCGACGGCACGTGCTCCATCACGATGCACGGCAGGCCGTCGTCCTCGACCACGTCGTGGACGACGACCACGTTGGGGTGGCTGATCCGCGCCGCGCTGCGCGCCTCCCGGCGGGTCCTCTCGTAGAGGGTGGCGAGTTCCTCCTCGTCCAGCCCGCGGGACACGTGCAGTTGCTTGACCGCGACGCGGCGGCCCAGCAGTTCGTCCTCGGCGAGCCACACGGTGCCCATGCCGCCGCGGCCGATGCGCTCGAGCAGCCGGTACCGGCCGGCGAGCAGGCGGCCGGAGGCCGGGCCGGGGGCCCCGGCCGACGCACCGGACACTGACTCGGACACCGCGCGCCCCTCCGGATGACGACTATCTGTTCGATGCGCCACCCTAACCGTCCCGATCTCAGGGTCGATCTCAGGGACGGGCCAGGGTCATCACGGATGCCGCTCGGCGGCCGCGATTGACACCATGTGCTCATGACCGACGCACCGCCCACCGAGAACCCGCGGCACCGGGACGCGCCACCCGCCGCGTCCGGGCCACCGCTGCGGCGCAGCCGCGACCACAAGGTGCTCTCCGGCGTGTGCGGAGGGCTGGGCCGCTTCTTCGACCTGGACCCCGTGATCTTCCGGGTGATCCTCGGGGTCCTGGCGGTCACCGGTGGTTTCGGCCTGATCGTGTACGGCTTCGCGTGGCTGCTGATCCCCCTGGAGGGTGAGGAGGAGAACGAGGGCCGCCGGATGCTGTCGGGCCGGGTGGACGGCCCGGCGCTGACAGCGGTGCTGTGCGCGCTGGTGGGCTGCGGACTGTTCCTGTCCATGCTCAACAACAGCGGCGCCATGTCATTCTCGCTCCTGCTGACCGTGACCCTGGTGGGGACGGCGTACTGGTCGCAGCGGCGCCGGACGCCCGACGCCGACGAGGAGGCGGCCTCGGTACCGGGCGCCGGGAGGCCGTCGAAGGCGCAGAAGGCGGTGGACGCGCCGCCCGAGACCCAGGCGCCCCCGCCGCCGGCCGCTCCGTCGTGGTGGCGGGATCCGCTCCTCCATGTGGAGGTGGCCGGCCTGCCGTATCACGGCACCGGTTACCTGTGGGGACCGGACGACGGCGACGGCCCGAAGGACGCCGCCCGGCGGGAGCCGCGGCGGGGACGCCCGGCGCGGGACGGGCGGCAGCTCGGCGGCTGGACGTTCCTGCTGGCCCTGGCGGCGTTCTCGGCCGGCACGGCCCTCACCTGGCACGGGCGGCCCCTGGGCACCTCGCTGGAGACGGGCCTGGCGTGCGCGCTGGGCGTGTACGGGCTGGGCATAGCCCTCAGCTCCCGCTACGGCCGCACCGGCGGCGGGACAGTCACCGCGGCCGTGCTGACCGGGCTGCTGCTGGTGGGGGCGGCGGCCCTGCCGAAGTCGGTCACCGCGGAGTGGCGCCGGGTGACGTGGCAGCCGGTGAGCGCGGCGGAGCTCCGGCCGGAGTACGAGGTCGGCACGGGCGTGGGTGTTCTCGACCTGTCCCGCCTCTCCTGGCCGGCGGAAGGGCAGCAGGGCTCGAAGCCCCTGGCCGCCCGTGCCGAGGCGGGTGCCGGACGGCTGACGGTCGTCCTCCCGGACGACGTCACGGCCGAGCTGACGGTGGAGGTGGGCATCGGATACATCAAGCTGCCCGGCAGCGGCCGCGACGACGTGGACGTCCAGCCCCGCCAGAGCAAGCGGGTGACCGTGGGTCCGCGACCGGGGCACGCCTCGCGCGGCACGTTGGAACTGCGGCTCAAGGCCGGTCTCGGTGAAGTGGAGGTGACCCGTGCGACGCCATGAGTTCGAACCCGGCAAGCTCATCATCGGGCTGGTGCTGGTGGGCGGTGGGCTGGCCTACCTCGGGGCGGCGGCGGGCCGCTGGCACTTCCCCGCCTTCGCGCTGCTGCCCGCCCTGGTCGGGGGGCTCTGCCTGGCGGGGGCCACCTCGTCCATCGGCTTCCTCGTGCACCGGCACCGGACGGCCCGGACGCGGGACCGGAGCGAGCGGGAGTGAGCCGCCGCCGCACCCCGGCGCCACACCCGGGCCCACACCGGGCTCAGGTGAACAAGGCGCCCCGCCGGGCGCGGGCCCGGCGGCGGGGGCGGACGGCGTCCAGGGAGAGGAGGGGAGCCCCCGCGATGACCAGCGGGGTCCAGGCCATCAGATAGACGAGGTCGTTGCCGTAGTAGTAGGGGGTCGAGGACCAACTGACCGTCAGCCAGAGGCAGAGCGAGATCAGCGCGCCACCGGCGGCCGCCACGCGGGCGAAGAGCCCGAGCAGCGTGGCCGCGCCCACGGCCGCCTCGCCGAGGCCGATCGCCCAGCCGAAACCGACCGGGCTGTGCAGCCCCAGGTCGACGAGCCAGGGAGCGCCGGCGCTGTCCCGGCAGGAGCGCATCAGCTCCCCGAGCGAGCCCGGGCCGTCGCTCGCGAGGAACGCTCCGTCGGTGAGCTTGTCGAGCCCCGCGTAGAGGAAGGTGACGCCGAGGAACAGCCGCAGCGGCAGCAGCGCGTACAGAGAAGCCGAGGGATGTCGTCCCGTACCGCCGCTCACCGTTTCCCCTCGCCCCAGGAGTGTCATGCCGTCCACCGCTCCTCTCGCTTCCCGGCCCGGGCGGCGCCTGTCCGCCCGCGCCCCGGTCATGCGTCATGCGTCGTACGCCCCCGACCCTACGCATCGCCGTGGCGAGCGGACGGCCCCCGGTGTCCCGGACGGGCCGGGAAAAGGCCGTGCCGCCCTTCGTCCACAGCTGTGGACGAAGGGCGGCACGGTCGGGGCTCAGGGAGGGGTCACTCCCACTCGATCGTCCCCGGCGGCTTGCTGGTCACGTCGAGGACCACGCGGTTGACGTCGCGGACCTCGTTGGTGATGCGGGTGGAGATCTTCGCCAGGGTCTCGTACGGCAGGCGCGACCAGTCGGCCGTCATCGCGTCCTCGGAGGAGACCGGGCGCAGCACTATCGGGTGGCCGTAGGTGCGGCCGTCGCCCTGGACGCCGACCGAGCGGACGTCGGCCAGCAGGACCACCGGGCACTGCCAGATCTCACGGTCGAGACCGGCGGCCGTCAGCTCCTCGCGGGCGATGGCGTCGGCCTCGCGCAGCAGGTCGAGACGCTCCTTGGTGACCTCGCCGACGATGCGGATGCCGAGGCCGGGGCCGGGGAAGGGCTGACGCTGGACGATCTCGTCCGGGAGGCCGAGCTCCTTGCCGACCATACGGACCTCGTCCTTGAACAGCTGGCGCAGCGGCTCGACGAGCTTGAACTCCAGGTCCTCGGGGAGGCCGCCCACGTTGTGGTGGGACTTGATGTTCGCGGTGCCCGTGCCGCCGCCGGACTCGACGACGTCCGGGTAGAGCGTGCCCTGGACCAGGAACTCGACGGGCTGGTCGTCCGGCGCCTCGGCGACGATCTCGGCCTGGGCCTGCTCGAAGACCCGGATGAACTCCCGGCCGATGATCTTCCGCTTCTCCTCCGGGTCGGAGACGCCGGCGAGGGCGGCGAGGAAGCGCTCCTGCGCGTCCACGACCTTCAGCTTGACGCCGGTCGCGGCCACGAAGTCCTTCTCGACCTGCTCGGTCTCGCCCTTGCGCATCAGCCCGTGGTCGACGTAGACGCAGGTCAGCTGGGAACCGATGGCCTTCTGGACGAGGGCCGCGGCGACCGCGGAGTCCACGCCGCCGGACAGACCGCAGATGGCACGCTTGGTGCCGACCTGCTCGCGGATGGCGGCGACCTGCTCCTCGATCACGTTGCCCGTGGTCCAGGTGGGCTCGATGCCCGCGCCCCGGTAGAGGAAGTGCTCCAGGACCTGCTGGCCGTGGGTGGAGTGCATCACCTCGGGGTGGTACTGCACGCCGTAGAGCTTCTTCTCGTCGTTCTCGAAGGCGGCGACCGGCACCAGGTCCGTGGACGCGGTGACGGTGAAGCCCTCGGGCGCGGCGGAGCAGGCGTCGCCGTGCGACATCCACACCGGCTGCTCGGCCGGGGTGCCCTCGAAGAGGGTGGAGGACGGCCGGGAGACGGACAGCGGGGTGCGGCCGTACTCGCGGGCGCCGGTGTTGTCGACCGTGCCGCCGAGGGTCGTGGCCATCAGCTGGAAGCCGTAGCACATGCCGAAGACGGGGACGCCGGCCTCGAAGATCTCGCGGTCGAGCGTCGGGGCGCCCTGTTCGTACACGGACGAGGGGCCGCCGGAGAGGATGATCGCCTTCGGCTTGCGGGCGAGGATCTCGGCCACCGGCGTGGTGGACGGGACGACCTCGCTGTAGACCCGGGCCTCACGGACGCGGCGGGCGATGAGCTGGGCGTACTGCGCGCCGAAGTCGACGACGAGGACCGGCTCCGCGGTGTTGTCGTGGGCGGCGGGGGGTGGTGCTGCTGACACGGGAGCGGCCCTTCCGGCGGTCGAGGGTGGGGGTCTCTATTTGTCGATTCTACCGGGACGGGGGTGGTCGCTTTTGTCTCACCATCCGAATGCGGTTGGCTCCGGAACCCCCCGGGGGCCATACTGTCCGCCATGCGCGAGCACTCGACCTTCGTCTTTACCTATGGCACCGGCCCGTCCGGCTGCCATGGTCGTGCTGCTCAGCGATAGAACAGCGACTTCCACGAGCGCCCCGGGCCGGCCAAGGCCCGGGGCGCTCGTGCGTTTCTCCCCAGGGCCGTGTCGGCGCCGGGCCCCGGACACCAGGAGAACACCGGACATGAGCACCATCGCCACCCCCGTCACCACCGACACCGGCGCCCGTACCGACGAGGCCGCCCGCCTGATCACCGGCGCCCGCGAGCGCATCGACGATCTCGACGGCAGGATCATCGGCCTCGTCCAGGAACGGATGGCCGTCTCGGAGGAGATCCAGCGCGAGCGCATCGCCTCCGGCGGGCGGCGCGTCAGCCTCTCCCGCGAGATGGAGATCCTCACCCACTACAGCGACCGGCTGGGGAAGAACGGCACCGTCCTCGCGATGACCCTGCTGGACCTCTGCCGGGGCCGTGTCTGACGCCCCGGGGCAACGGAACCCGTCGGCGCGGCGGAAACCCGCCGCCTGTCCCGTCACCCGTACGGCGCGTGACCGGGCGCGATCCGCCTTCGTTGGAGTCGGTGTCCGCGCCAGCCAGGAGCGGCCCACCTGAATCCACGCGTGGTCTCCGCCCCTGTTCACCAGGGCGCCCGGCAACGACAGGGCGGATTCCACCGGAGTGTGAGACGCGCGCCGACGCGCGTCGTGGGACCTCACTCCGGTGGTACGGCGGCCGGTCGGCAGGGGACAGCAGCCCGGCCGCCACCAAGGAACGGTCGGTTCCGGGGACGCCTGGAACCGACCGTATCCACCCCGAACGGTTGCGTTCGACGCGGTTCATACCCCACGATGCGAAGAGGGCGCCAATTCCCCCGTACCGCA is a window from the Streptomyces mobaraensis genome containing:
- a CDS encoding alpha/beta hydrolase yields the protein MSLMGTPFFVTTIALVVVALVLPLLVWSRVPGPRFVRYATRLLMLLFAQAAAITAVFVVVNDDNDLYDNWDDLLGTGNHVTSAAYLGADGTGGKKMKDLPKVVQKFTAATDSLMGDGVRQTQLKGAVSGVSGEVYVWTPPQYDDPRYKDKKFPVVEVLPGFPGSAKAWFGSLKVNEQLRPMMERGEIQPFVIVAPRTTLLGGSVDTGCANTPGTINADTWLSFDVRKMVVDNFRVSDKPRAWGVAGYSAGGHCAAKLTIAHPDRFHAGVSLSGYNDPAGVRSSLTAKTPELRRANNPQWMLERAKTPPHVALFYSGSELDGYRAGMDVKKVAKPPTTVVVKKIPADAGGHSTAVWKEQVPEVFRWLTGQLAP
- a CDS encoding LuxR C-terminal-related transcriptional regulator, producing the protein MTNGTTTEPTDRRVRVVLVDDHRMFRTGVQAEIGVTDRTGVEVVGEAADVDQAVTVITATRPEVVLLDVHLPGGGGVEVLRRCAGLSANTEAPIRFLALSVSDAAEDVIGVIRGGARGYVTKTITGSDLIAAIFRVRDGDAVFSPRLAGFVLDAFSSTSAPPVDEDLDRLTQREREVLRLIARGYAYKEIAKQLFISVKTVESHVSAVLRKLQLSNRHELTRWATARRLV
- a CDS encoding PspC domain-containing protein; this encodes MTGASTTQPRAGGAYAPATPDPVPLRKLYRSAEGRMLGGVARGLAGHLGVPVSWVRLVFLALLMAQGMGALLYAVFWFVVPLGVGGVEARLPDAEVAPDGRRHLFARKPDRGQVFAFIALIVGAAIFLDRLHLGRANVYVWPLVLIGAGVALVWRQADNARRAHWVEVSRRKRVLPLARGAAGVLLVGAGVTGIVVLQGSAEHLGTVLQASLAVLVGIALLAGPSVVRMTQDLSAERTMRIRAQERAEVAAHVHDSVLHTLTLIQRNAEDSREVARLARAQERELRAWLYNPEGHGKDESDEPETLAEAVRANAAEVEDHHGVPLEVVVVGDCPLDERLRAQMQAAREAMVNAAKYGGQGGAVQVYAEVEGRTVFVSVRDRGPGFDPDAVPDDRMGVRESIIGRMQRNGGTARLRSVPDGGTEVELEMERAEQTS
- a CDS encoding serine/threonine-protein kinase, giving the protein MSESVSGASAGAPGPASGRLLAGRYRLLERIGRGGMGTVWLAEDELLGRRVAVKQLHVSRGLDEEELATLYERTRREARSAARISHPNVVVVHDVVEDDGLPCIVMEHVPSKTLGDVLKQGPLTPEEAARIGRGMIAALRAAHAADVLHRDVKPGNVLLGDDGRVVLTDFGIAHLAGNSTLTKTGEMVGSIDYIAPERVRGARPGPASDLWALGATLYEAVEGRTPFQRPTPVETAYAIAVDPLEPPLRAGPLTRLIETLLSRDPDLRPPADLVEQILREPAAEPGTARHPAPGADGFERSEATTAVTPPRVEPAAEPAVPAPDPTPDPAPDPAPALRPRPTVPTAVAPPGPVTASASGGRRRIGKWVAVAAVTSVVGAVCAFFLLPGEKEDDAAPPAPKPPASTTAPTPTPSSPPPVPPGYRLVTEKRLGVAFPVPEGWSRKEKSAVEVDYIDPTGLVDLKVNVLDLASPDPLKHWQDVEQEVRTKVDDYRRLRMQATAYRGDPAAVWEFVFKGRAREYRAIDLGFGRAGGDEYAVYLSAPVAGWDRHRPVFDAVRDGFRVLPR
- a CDS encoding PspC domain-containing protein, whose translation is MTDAPPTENPRHRDAPPAASGPPLRRSRDHKVLSGVCGGLGRFFDLDPVIFRVILGVLAVTGGFGLIVYGFAWLLIPLEGEEENEGRRMLSGRVDGPALTAVLCALVGCGLFLSMLNNSGAMSFSLLLTVTLVGTAYWSQRRRTPDADEEAASVPGAGRPSKAQKAVDAPPETQAPPPPAAPSWWRDPLLHVEVAGLPYHGTGYLWGPDDGDGPKDAARREPRRGRPARDGRQLGGWTFLLALAAFSAGTALTWHGRPLGTSLETGLACALGVYGLGIALSSRYGRTGGGTVTAAVLTGLLLVGAAALPKSVTAEWRRVTWQPVSAAELRPEYEVGTGVGVLDLSRLSWPAEGQQGSKPLAARAEAGAGRLTVVLPDDVTAELTVEVGIGYIKLPGSGRDDVDVQPRQSKRVTVGPRPGHASRGTLELRLKAGLGEVEVTRATP
- a CDS encoding DoxX family protein; translation: MTLLGRGETVSGGTGRHPSASLYALLPLRLFLGVTFLYAGLDKLTDGAFLASDGPGSLGELMRSCRDSAGAPWLVDLGLHSPVGFGWAIGLGEAAVGAATLLGLFARVAAAGGALISLCLWLTVSWSSTPYYYGNDLVYLMAWTPLVIAGAPLLSLDAVRPRRRARARRGALFT
- the guaA gene encoding glutamine-hydrolyzing GMP synthase, translated to MSAAPPPAAHDNTAEPVLVVDFGAQYAQLIARRVREARVYSEVVPSTTPVAEILARKPKAIILSGGPSSVYEQGAPTLDREIFEAGVPVFGMCYGFQLMATTLGGTVDNTGAREYGRTPLSVSRPSSTLFEGTPAEQPVWMSHGDACSAAPEGFTVTASTDLVPVAAFENDEKKLYGVQYHPEVMHSTHGQQVLEHFLYRGAGIEPTWTTGNVIEEQVAAIREQVGTKRAICGLSGGVDSAVAAALVQKAIGSQLTCVYVDHGLMRKGETEQVEKDFVAATGVKLKVVDAQERFLAALAGVSDPEEKRKIIGREFIRVFEQAQAEIVAEAPDDQPVEFLVQGTLYPDVVESGGGTGTANIKSHHNVGGLPEDLEFKLVEPLRQLFKDEVRMVGKELGLPDEIVQRQPFPGPGLGIRIVGEVTKERLDLLREADAIAREELTAAGLDREIWQCPVVLLADVRSVGVQGDGRTYGHPIVLRPVSSEDAMTADWSRLPYETLAKISTRITNEVRDVNRVVLDVTSKPPGTIEWE
- a CDS encoding chorismate mutase, translating into MSTIATPVTTDTGARTDEAARLITGARERIDDLDGRIIGLVQERMAVSEEIQRERIASGGRRVSLSREMEILTHYSDRLGKNGTVLAMTLLDLCRGRV